The nucleotide sequence ACGTCCGCCCTGATGTGGCGGCGCATTCGATTTAGTTCCCGCTTGGTACGCGGGTTTCGCGTGAGCTGCCATTCCCGTTGCAGCCTGTTTTTGGCGGCTATGGCGTCTCGGATGCGTTGCGGGAGCTGGTGAGGGAGGTGAACTTCCTCCGCTGGACGTCTCGCGGGTGTTGCGGCCGTGGCTGCGTCTGCGATGGCTTGCGACAGGTGTTGAAGTGCGGCGTCGGCGCCTTCGGCGTCGACGTCAGGCAGTGTCGTGAGGGCTTCCGTGACGTTCGCTCGGTACTCTTCCCAATTTATTCCTCTCAGGTCGAGTCCTCTTCGTTGCAGCGGCGTGACGTCGGCGTCGAGGAGGAAGATGACTGGCACGTGATCGGACGCGAGTGCCGTCCGAGTGCTGGCCGCCACATGCTGCCGTATgcctttcagaattatgaagtccaACACGTCCTCCCTTCCGCGTGTTGGGTAGATGGTGGCGTCGTGTGGTCCTACTGCCATCGCGTCGTGACGCTCTATTACGCGTTGTAGTCGTCTGCCGCTGGTGTTCGTAAGGCGGCTGTTCCATGCCGCGTGCTTCGCGTTCCAGTCTCCCCCAAGTATGAGGTTTCCTTGGAGGGACAGGAGTTTGTTGGCATCCGTGACGTCCAGTTGTCCGCGCGGCGGCCTGTAGACAGCGCAGAAGGTTATTCTGCCGTGCACAGTGTCGACTGCGACTGCGGCTGCTTCAGTCGACGTCAGTTCTGGCACGGGAACCCGATGGTGTCTGATGGAACGCCGGACGTAAACGGCCGTCCCACCTCCTGCCGTCGGCCTGTCGTAGCGGTGGCAGACGTAATTAGCGACGCCGACTCGTACGCCTGGCTTTAGGTGAGTTTCCGCGACGAGGCAGATGTCTATGTCCTCGTCGCGCAGAAACTGCCGGAATTCTCCGTCCTGCGTTCTCAAGCCATTGGCGTTGAATACGCATACCTTGAGGCTTCTTGGGTTTTCAGGCATGACGGGCGGTGGACGAGGTTACGGCGAGTACTTGCTGTACTGCGGCCATCAGCTCGGTCACGCGAGCCATCATTAGTTGCATCGTGTCAAGGAGACGGTCGATGCGGTCGCCATCTTGTCGGGGGCCGACATCATGGCGGACGGTGTGTACGCCATTTTGTCGGGGCCCGACAGAATGGCCGTCGCGCGTGGCCTGGTTTCCGCTGGGCTGCTGGCCGCCGTTGGTGTGGGCTGCTGCAGCAGGCTGCTGGCCGGTGATTGGCCGCTGCCGGCGCCATCGCGGTTCGGGGAAGTCGGCCATGCTGGACCGGTCCGGGACGGGCGGCGCTGATTGGTCCGCTCCGTTACGGCGAGGCGCGGTGGTAGGAGCTGCTTGCCGAGGTAGGGGCGCAGGCGGGGGAACTGCCTGCGGCTGGGCCGCCACTGGCGCGGCGCGCTGTGGCGGGGGAGGCGGGCCTGCGGCCTGGTTGGCTGCGGCCGGTGCTGCGTGATGGCGTGCTTGTACCTGCTGTGAGGCGGCGGGCGGAGCCTGTCCGCCATCGCGCTCCGTTGCTGGTGGCGTGTTCTGCGGCCGCCTGCGGGGTGGCTGCCGCTCTTTGTTCCGGGCGTCGGAGTTCCCTCGCTGCTGGGCGAGGTTGACGACCGCCTCGGAATGTGCTCGGCCGGATGCGCGGCCTCGACGGCCGCGTTTCCTCTTTGTCTGGCTGTGGCTGTGCGTTGGGGCTCCACGTGGGTGCGATGTTCCCGCTGAAACTCTTCGCTGCTGCGCTTCGTTTCCGCGGGCGCGAGCCGCAAACGTTTTGTGTTTTGTGCAACCTCTGTAATTTGCGCAGTGCTCTTCACCACAGAGTTTGCACTTAGGCGTAAAGTCTTGGTGTGGTACACCATTTTTAGCACACGCTTCGGTGGCGTGTTGCTCACCGCACTTAACACAATACTCGGGCATTCCACAGTACTTAGTCGAGTGGCCGAGTTCCAGGCAGCGATAGCACTGAGCGTATGCAGCTTTGTTGCGAAGCACTTCAGCGCACACTTCCAAGTTGCCTATCCGCTTGAGTTGGAAAAGCTTCCGGTTTTCCGCCGTGTTGTTTGCAATTACCAGGAAGAGCGGGTTGCGTCCCTTGGTGCGATGAAGTTTCATTCTTATGACTTCTTCAACGCAGTAGCCCATTTGTTCCAGATCTTCCTTCAACTCTTCTGGTTTCATGGTGCGCGGTATTTTGCGGAATACAACCTTCAGGGGCTTCTTCCTGTTGGAGCTGAAGGTGTAGAAGTTCCAGCCCCGTCTGGTGCATTCCTCGCTGACCTTTACGAAGTGTTCGGTGGTTTTCACCTTCACTTTGTGAAGGTCATCGCCTGCCGCGCTGATGGTGTAGCTGTCCTTGCCAATCAGTAAGTTCAGAGCGTTCTGCAGCTCACGAAAGTGGCCATCGAACTTTACTATAAGCGGCGGCAGTGCGCGACGCTGCTGCGGCGGTGGCAGTGTCAGCTCCTCGTCTTCCGAGTCACTAAGTGCTAGGAAGCTGTTGCTCGTGCCTACTGGTGCTGCTGTGGGTTGTCGTGTGGCTTTTGCGGTCTTCGTTGCAGTTACGAAGCCGTCATTGTCCACTTTGGACTTCGGCGTGCGGCGGAGAGTTTTTGTCCCGGCTTTGGTGCCGTTTTGCGCGTATTCCTTGCGGAACTTGCGCGTGTCCGGGGCTGAGGAGTCGTCGTCAGACTTCTGCCTCTTCCTCGAGGCACGTGACGTTGACGCTTGTGAGCCTGCCGGCGTCTGCTCTGTCTGCATTTCCTCTTCGTCGCTATCGGAATCGACTCCGAGGGGTGCAGCGGCTGCGTGCGGCATGAGACTCACCAGAAGCTGGAGTGCTTCGTCGCTGTCTTGCTGCGCTGTGGGGGCGTCCACGGACGTCTCCAGCGGCTGCTGCAACGACGCACAACACTCGCGAGAGATCGAAATCGCGGTTTCACTTTCGCGAGTGACGCGATAGGCGTGAGCACGGTCGACGCTCGTTGGGGGAGGAGTACTATCAGAAACACTCGGTAGTGAAACTGATGTACTCAACTCGACCCCGTTAGCGTacagggacgcggccctgtccgctggAGCTGTCAGAAGCGCATTAGCTGCCTCGGGagcggagcgctcggcgcgtgcgtccgtctcgctcggcatcgctaactcgagtgtctgcgcccagcgcgcccgccgcccccctatatagactctggcccgccctccccccaccacgcgcaaccgagggcatataagcgcagcacggaggcgcgcgggcccgttgtgtGTCCCCGTTGTGTTGTGTTCGAGTTGTGAGTCCGCACAGTGAAGACGTGCAGTCGACCAGTCTCCGGATTGGACGACATCTCCAACTCAACCGAAGCCAGGACGCTCCCTAGGACGTCCGCGCCCGAGCACCTCGCGCTCCGAAGACGACGCCGCAGTTCCGCCGCCCGCCGCTAGGAGCGCCACCAGCGCGCCGCAGCGGAAGGTATAAAGGTCCGCAGCATCCCTGCCAGCGTCAGAAGCCGGCGGGACACCGCCCTTCTCACCTCTATCCCAGGGGTCGCTCCCCCGAGGACGCTTGCGTCGCCAATAGAGCTAGCTATGGGAAAAAGGTAGAGAAGCAAGCGGAGCAGCAGCCAGCCTTCTCGATACCAGCcaggggaagaagaagaagcagctccGAGATTCCGGAAGAAGAGGGAAGAGCCTTCCCATCCGCAGACTTCGtcacagaagaaaagaagaaacaacTCTCATTCTGGGACCTTGGTCCACAGAAGCGAGAAAAGCAAACTTGTCGTGTCGCCAACTAAGTTGGCACCCATTCTAGCGTGCACCTGCATGCAAACTCTCTTCGGTTGGTATTTGCGTTCTTCAGGAAGAAGGCAAAACCACCTAGGGCAGATAGAGTAGGGAAAGAAGTGGTCcagggcccccttcacgtgggaccagcccgcgGCCACCAGGCAAAGGCTAGCACTATCATCTTTGTCCACACTTCTACACGCCCCGAAAAATGGTCAGGTACACAGAAAGTAGGGAAGACCTCGAACTCCCGCCCCCGTCGCCATCCCCAAGCGACCACTTGGAAGACCAGCAGGAACTGCTGATTGCCCTCCACGACGCTGCAGATGCAGCCACCACCCCCAACAGTTCCAGGTACGAGCAGGGGCTATACCCCAATCTCAACGCCGGAGGGGAAGAAGAAGACGCCCTGGACGCAGCACCCGCAGCAGCAGAACCAGAGCCCATGGACCAAGAGGCGATCTCCCGCAAAAGGAAGACGCAGGATGTCGCCagctcagaagaagaagaagaagaatccgcAGACAAGAGGGTCTGCGACGCACGCAGCCCCACCGACGACGGGTTCATCTTCCCCAAGAAGACAGCGCCAGCAGCCCACATCAACCAGGCGGCCCCCGCCCCAGTAGCCACAACAAACAGCTTCTCAACGCTGGGAGAAGCACAACCAGACCCTGTAGAAGCTGCTGCGAAAAGCGCACAGGCAACAAGCAACTCGAAGATCGCCCCCATCATAGCGACGTACAGTGGCTCTTACATGGAGCTGTACGAAAGCTTGAAGGAAGCGACAACGCACGTCTTCCGTGTAAAATCAGCAGGAGGGGACACCCTCAAAATCACGACAAAAAACGCGGAAGACTACGTGAAAATCCTGCGGGAGTTAAAACGCAGGAGCATCCCGTTCCACACCCACTCGTCAGGGAATGACAAACCACTGAGAGTGGTAATAAGAGGTATGCCACACTCTTTCACtgcagaaaatatgaaaaaggCACTGACAGACCTGGGGTTCACAACAAGATCGGTGACCAAGATGAAGTCCCCAAGGACGCGAAGACCAATGCCATTGTTCGAAGTAGTTGCCACGAACGATGCCCAAAACAGGGCGATATGGAACGTCAAAACCATAGCCGCCTGCGACACCACAGTAGAAGACCCAAGGGCCAAGAAGAAGCAGGCACAATGCTACAGGTGCCTCCAACCCGGGCATGTGGCACGCTACTGCGACAGACCGCAGAAGTGCGTCAGGTGCGCGGGAGACCACCGCAGCGACGAGTGTCCTGTCCCACGTGAAGAACCGGCCAAATGCTTCAACTGCGGGGAAGCGCACCCAGCAAGCTATGGCGGGTGCAAGACCCTGCTTGATGCACGGGCCAGACAAGAGGCATCACACAGAAAGCCGGGAACGAGCTACGCCGACACAGTgaagagccgccgccgccgccagccgaggGACACTCCCAGCACTGGCCCAGCAGCCCACCAGCGCAGCAGGAACCCGGAAACAGAAGCACCAAGAAACCAGGCGGAGCCCACACAAGCACCGCGACCGCTACCCCGCCGCCACCTACAGAAGAGGCCGAGGACGGAAGAAGAGCAGCAAGGCCCCGACCACCACGAGCAGCAGGGTACCACAGCAGGCGCAGAAGAACAACAAAAAGCCAACGCCAGAGAAGACGCGGCCCCAAACGCACCCACAGCCGCAGACATCGCCTCCCTCATGACAGTCATGATGGAAGCCATCGTCACGCTCAAGAGCGTGACAGAGAAGATAGCCACATACATGGCAAACACAATCCCAGCCCCAAGAAACCAAAATGGCAAATAGACCCGCGCAGGGATTGAGAGTCGCCGTGTGGAATGCCAATGGAATAACACACCAGGCAGGCGAATTTCGTCAGTTCTTATACGACGAAGCCGTGGACATATGTCTCATATGTGAAACTTTCCTGAAACCGGGAGTCAGGGTAGGAGTACCCAACTATGACTGCCATAGGAAGGACAGACCGACGCACAAGGGAGGGACGGCCATCTACGTAAGAAGATCGCTCCGGCACCACCCTATAGAACTCCCGCGCCTCAGCACACTGGAAGCAAACGGAGTAGCAGTGGACACGACATTCGGGAAAATCAACTTCATCGCCGTCTACAGGCAGCCCCGAAGAAACGGAGCTCTCGACCCAGCGGACATTGAAGCACTACTCTCCATCCCAGGGAACGTCTTCGCGGGAGGAGACTACAATGCAAAGAACCACGCATGGAACTCGAGAGTCAACAACAACAGCGGAAGAAGACTACTGAACGCCGCTGAAAGAAGACAAGCAACCATAATCGGACCCAACAGTCCGACGTACTACCCGAGGCAACACAACCCAGACATACTGGATGTAGCCCTAGTAAAAGGGCTCCCCCTGGCCATCCACGCCAGCACCCGAGATGTACTGGCCTCAGACCACATACCAGTAGTCTACGACATCGCCCTGGAAGGACTCGCCCCACAAAAGGAAGGGCTCGACCTGAAAGGCACCCGATGGCAGAACTACAGAGAACTGCTAGCTGAAGATCTAGCCACCCCACCCGACCCAGAAGAAGCCGGAGCAGAAGAAACCATAAGATACGTGACGGAAAAAGCCATAGACGCAGCAGTAGCCGCCACACCAGTAAGAAGAGAAGAAGAACAAGACTCCACACCACACCACCTCCCACCGCAAATAAGAGCATCAATAGCCGACAAGAACAGGCTCTTCCGGGAGTGGACCAGAACAAGGAACCCTGCAACCAAGAGGCAAGTTAACAGGTTGCAGAGGGAAATAAAAGCTGCAGTGGAGGCCCACAGGATACAAACATGGGCAGCCAGAATATCAGCACTCCGAATCGAAGATGGGACGGCCTGGAAAACCACAAAGAACCTCCTGAGCCACTACCAGAGAATACCACCACTCACAGTGGCGAACGACAAGGTGTGTGAACCCAACAGCAAAGCGGACGCACTCGCAGATATATTCGCACAAAATTTCACCCCGATAGAAGACCCCAGTGACCCGGAACACATCGAACTGGTGACCAGCCGTCTCCCCAGATTCCTGGAAGCCCAGGACGAAGATGACCAAATACAGGAAATCACCACAGAGGAAGTAAAAATACAGCTCAGATACCTAAACCCAAGAAAAGCGGGAGGTATAGACCTGTTCACAAACAAGATGCTAAAAGAGATGCCAGAAGAAGCAGCCGCAGTGTTAGCAAGATCCTTCAACACCATACTGCGGACAAAGAAGTTCCCCAGAACATGGAAACATGCAATAGTAGTACCAATACCCAAACCGGGAAAAGACGCCACCCAACCAGCAAGCTACAGGCCCATAAGCCTACTACCGGCGATCTCGAAAGTATTCGAGCGCCTATATCTGGCCAGGCTACTACGGCACGTAAATGAGGACCAGATACTACCCAACACGCAGTTCGGCTTCCGAGCAGGACACTCGACTACGCAGCAGCTCCTCAGAGTGACAGAAGAGGCCATGGAAGCGATGGAGCGGAGAGAATTCTTCGGTGCAGTATTCCTAGATGTCTCCAGAGCATTTGACTCGGTATGGCATGAAggcctgctgttcaaattgctagaCAGAGGAGTCCCAGTGTCCCACGTGACGCTACTAAAATCCTACCTAGAAGGAAGAACGTTCCATGTAAGAGTCCCGAATGGAGAATCGTCCAGAAGAAACATCCTAGCTGGAGTACCGCAAGGAAGTGTACTAGGCCCAGTGCTATACACTCTCTACACCAGCGACATCCCACAAGCACCCAACGTCCACACAGCTCTCTATGCGGACGACACCGCGCTCTATGCACGCAACAGAAGCGCCAGGGTTCTCAGGCACAGACTTCAACGAGCCACAGACAACCTCTGCGACTGGGCGAAGAAGTGGCGCCTGGCGTTCAATGGGACGAAGACCCAAGCAATACCCATCTGCAGAAGGAAGTTTCCAATGAATCTACCACCGATAGAAGTCCGAGGAACAGCCGTCCCCTGGAGCAGAACAGCTCTGTATCTAGGAGTCACGCTGGACAGACGTCTTACATGGAAGGACCACGTCAAGAATATCAAAGACAAAGCAATGGGACGACTAAGGATGCTGTACCCGATACTCAATCCCACCTCCGCACTACCGCAGGAGCTGGGCATC is from Schistocerca serialis cubense isolate TAMUIC-IGC-003099 unplaced genomic scaffold, iqSchSeri2.2 HiC_scaffold_1296, whole genome shotgun sequence and encodes:
- the LOC126439239 gene encoding uncharacterized protein LOC126439239, producing MPSETDARAERSAPEAANALLTAPADRAASLYANGVELSTSVSLPSVSDSTPPPTSVDRAHAYRVTRESETAISISRECCASLQQPLETSVDAPTAQQDSDEALQLLVSLMPHAAAAPLGVDSDSDEEEMQTEQTPAGSQASTSRASRKRQKSDDDSSAPDTRKFRKEYAQNGTKAGTKTLRRTPKSKVDNDGFVTATKTAKATRQPTAAPVGTSNSFLALSDSEDEELTLPPPQQRRALPPLIVKFDGHFRELQNALNLLIGKDSYTISAAGDDLHKVKVKTTEHFVKVSEECTRRGWNFYTFSSNRKKPLKVVFRKIPRTMKPEELKEDLEQMGYCVEEVIRMKLHRTKGRNPLFLVIANNTAENRKLFQLKRIGNLEVCAEVLRNKAAYAQCYRCLELGHSTKYCGMPEYCVKCEVAQNTKRLRLAPAETKRSSEEFQREHRTHVEPQRTATARQRGNAAVEAAHPAEHIPRRSSTSPSSEGTPTPGTKSGSHPAGGRRTRHQQRSAMADRLRPPPHSRYKHAITQHRPQPTRPQARLPRHSAPRQWRPSRRQFPRLRPYLGKQLLPPRLAVTERTNQRRPSRTGPAWPTSPNRDGAGSGQSPASSLLQQPTPTAASSPAETRPRATAILSGPDKMAYTPSAMMSAPDKMATASTVSLTRCN